GGCGGAGAGGCGCAGGTTATCGGCGGTAAAGGCCGTTTCGCCGCGGGCGTCGGAGCCCCCGCTCACCGAGAGGGCCGTCAGGGTGGGGCAGGTAACGTACACGCTGACCTTGCCGGGGCTTTTGCCGGGCAGCAGCTTTTTCCAGGAGTAGTTCTGCTCCCAGCCCACCACGAGCGTGCCGTTCCTGATGGTCGTCAGCAGGTGGGGCTGCACCTCGCTGGCGGCCTCCACCACCACGGCCGCCGTGGGGCCCTGGGTCAGAAAAACATCGATGCCGCCCCCGGCCTGCACGGCCTGGAAGGCCTCCACCGGGCGGGTTTGCTTGGTCTGGGCATAGCTGGCCGAAGCCGTCAGCAAAGCGGCTCCGCAGAGCAGGGTGCGAAATGCGTGTTTCATAGGAGTAGAAGCTTGGGGTTCAGAGCGGATAGATGCGCGCGGGGCGGCGGGCGTTGCCTGGGCTTCCCGCAATTTGTGCCCGGCGGAGGGCCGGGGTAGCCCGGCAGGCCGGTAGCACAGCCATAGCCCCATGCAACACACAACCGCCCGCCCCGGACAATTCCGGGGCGGGCGGTTGGCGGCTCCTGCTACGGCAGCGGGCTAGGCGGAAAGCGTAGCCCGACGGGCCTGTACGTCGGCTATAAATGCGTTGACCTCCGCGACGCGGACGGCGGTTTCGCCCTGCTCCAGCTCGCGGGTGAGCTGGGCAACGGGGCCTTGGGCCTCCTTGCGGCTCTCCAGCTCGTCGCGGCGGTCGGTTTTGCGGCGCAGCTCTTTCTGGGTTGCGGTGCGCTCGTCGCCGGCGTCCAGCGTGGCCAGGTAGGGCGTCAGGAACGCAATGCGCGCGTTGAGGCCCTTGAGCTCGGCCAGCAGCTCGGCCGTTTCGGCGGTGACGTTGGTGAGCTGATAGCTGGCGTCGCCTCCCTGCTTGGTCAGCACCCGCAGCCGCTCGGCGGCCAGGGCGAGGGCCG
This window of the Hymenobacter aquaticus genome carries:
- a CDS encoding head GIN domain-containing protein codes for the protein MKHAFRTLLCGAALLTASASYAQTKQTRPVEAFQAVQAGGGIDVFLTQGPTAAVVVEAASEVQPHLLTTIRNGTLVVGWEQNYSWKKLLPGKSPGKVSVYVTCPTLTALSVSGGSDARGETAFTADNLRLSASGGGDIRLALTAKALTSQASGGSDITVSGRVERQKVAVSGGSDYHAFALQSTTAEVSASGGSDAEVMVEGELKSSASGGSGVRYKGGARVVSSHASGGSSTKPAR